The genomic stretch GCCCCAGAACATGGCATCGATAGCTTAATATCACCAAGTGGAAGTCTTGAGGCTAACGTGGTTGCATAACCTGACTCTTTAACCTTATTTGTTAAATGCCAACTAGCATCCAAATACTTTCCTTCGAGCATCAGCTTTCTCGTTTCTGCTAAAGTATGACCCACGTCAGGCAATGTATCCTTGTGGCCTAGATGCCATAACTTATTATGATTGAGCAAAATTGTCTCTTCTCTTACACCACCATACACGGAAGCTCCAATCTTTCCATTTCCAGATGGTAGGCCTTCTCTCCACATGTTTCTCCACCAGGAAGCTGGATATTTTAAATTAAGTTTATTTTTGCTAACTTCACTATTTGTCATTTATTGAGTCTCCTCTTCAATTGAAATTAACTTAATAATACTTGGTTATATAGCAGCTGTCTTTGCATAATAACAAACGATTTGTCCTTTTTTCCAATTTAAATACACTAGTTTTTTTGTTGCAATATCTTTAAATTAACAAACATCTGAGGCTCGTTATTTATGCTCTTGAATCACACATAGCACTGCGTTATAGTATGTTTATATAAAAAATCTAGATTCGGTGGGATATACGACACTATGAGAATTCCTCTCTATCGTTACAGGGTCGATTACTTGACACGCTATTCGGATTTTAATCCAATGCTTCTATTTGCACAAAAATACGAATTTATACAAACTGAACAATCTCCCTTGAGAAGATGTTATGCTAATGCGATTATTTTCGTCGAAGAAGGCAGTGGTGCGCTGTTACTAAATGGAATAGAGTACCCTATGAAAGCAGGTTTAATTGTGTTTATTGCAGCTGGAGTCCCTCATCAATGGATATCCCATAAAGAACAATTAATGATTCATCGCTGTGCTTATTTTGACTGGAAATATACTAGCAGACCCGAATTTAATTACCAGAAGGATTACTTTACACCAATCGAGCAACCGTTTAGAGAAGAATGGACGAGTTTTTTTCCGAACCTAAAGCTTCATACTGTTATGAAAGTCAGTAATATTTCAATCTGGTTATCTCATTACAATGCCTTTACTCAACCTCCAGCTATTCTCGGAGCAAGGAGTCCGATCGAATTTCTGCAATATAACTCTGCTTTCCAGACGTTCCTATTTCAATATTTGTCTTTTGCTGCAAAAAACGATTCGTGGTATGAACCTCGAATCGCTCAAATTCTTGAAAAGATCGAAAGCATCCCATTAGAGCAAGTGGACATCGATTTTTATCAATGGGCAAAAGAACTTAAAATGGGGAAGAGTCGATTTCATCAGTTATTTAAAAATGAAACAGGATACACACCAAAAGAATATGTTCAGCTGCGAAGACTCTATCAGTCGGCAGAAGATTTATGTACAACCAATTTGACCGTGACTGAGATCGCTCACAAATACAATTTCTCTTCCATCCATTACTTCTCAAGGATCTTTCGAAATGTGATGGGGTTGTCTCCATCCCAATTTAAAGCTAGGTATCAGTGATAAGACCGTACTTAGCGTTGCTTAGCGAATGGGGGCTGATTAGGAATCATTTCGAAGGAGTTAATAAAAGTAGCGAGAAGAGCAAATGCGCTGGGTGTAGGAGTAAATGATGACTTTAGTTAGCATTTTCGGGTGATAGCTATCTAGTCCGCCACCTGGGTAGGCGGCGTTAAAGATCGTATCTGTCCATCCGATTCGCGGCAGCGTTCAAATACTCAACTAGAAGAGTTAACCAGACCATTCCAGAGGAGCGTATTTAAACATGGCTCAATATTAGGTTACACTAGACCACCAATGATTAAATCAGCTGTTTGTCGGAGAATCTCGAGACGCGAGTATGGGCGTACTCCTGACCGACAAAGCCAACGTAAAGGCGCATCGCACACACAAAAAGAGCTTGGCCGCGAATACGCAGCCAAGCTCTTCCCTTCTCCCTATCCCAACCAACTAACCTTTAACAGAGCCGCCTGTCACCTGCATAAAGGACTTGTTCGCCAAAACATAAACGATCAGAATCGGTAATATGGACAAGCAGGCACCCGCCATAATGAGATGGGTTTGGGTTGCTGCTGTAGTCCCATATCGCAAATCTGCTAAACCCACCGTCAACGTTTGTAGTTTAGGGTTCGTCATCGTAAAAACCAGCGGCAGAATGTATTCATTCCAAGCGTTGCGGAAAGCGAACAAGGCAGCTACCCCTAAGCCCGGCTTCAATAACGGAAGGATAATTCGCCAATACACCGAGAAGAAATTACATCCATCAATGTAAGCAGCCTCATCCAAATCCCGAGGAATTCCTTTGAAGAACCCAATCAGAATAAAGAAGGTTGTCGCATGCGCACTGATGAGGATAAATATGATTCCCCATAACGAGGAATTTAGATTTA from Paenibacillus sp. FSL H8-0548 encodes the following:
- a CDS encoding AraC family transcriptional regulator, whose product is MRIPLYRYRVDYLTRYSDFNPMLLFAQKYEFIQTEQSPLRRCYANAIIFVEEGSGALLLNGIEYPMKAGLIVFIAAGVPHQWISHKEQLMIHRCAYFDWKYTSRPEFNYQKDYFTPIEQPFREEWTSFFPNLKLHTVMKVSNISIWLSHYNAFTQPPAILGARSPIEFLQYNSAFQTFLFQYLSFAAKNDSWYEPRIAQILEKIESIPLEQVDIDFYQWAKELKMGKSRFHQLFKNETGYTPKEYVQLRRLYQSAEDLCTTNLTVTEIAHKYNFSSIHYFSRIFRNVMGLSPSQFKARYQ